A window of Flavobacterium flavigenum contains these coding sequences:
- the ahcY gene encoding adenosylhomocysteinase has protein sequence MSTTTTPYVAFKVKDISLAAWGRKEIELAEAEMPGLMALRAEYKDEQPLKGARIAGCLHMTIQTAVLIETLIALGAEVTWSSCNIFSTQDQAAAAIAAAGISVYAWKGLNEEEFDWCIEQTLFFGEDRKPLNMILDDGGDLTNMVIDRFPELVPGIKGLSEETTTGVHRLYERVKAGTLPMPAININDSVTKSKFDNKYGCKESAVDAIRRATDLMLAGKRVIVCGYGDVGKGTAASFRGAGSIVTVTEIDPICALQAAMDGYEVKKLDTVIANADIIITTTGNKDIVVGSHFEKMKDKTVVCNIGHFDNEIDMAWLNKNHGASKIEIKPQVDKYTINGKDIIILAEGRLVNLGCATGHPSFVMSNSFTNQTLAQIELWNNSAAYKNEVYMLPKHLDEKVAALHLAKLGVELETLREDQAAYIGVEVQGPFKPEYYRY, from the coding sequence ATGAGTACTACAACTACGCCATATGTGGCTTTCAAAGTAAAAGACATTTCTCTGGCTGCCTGGGGAAGAAAAGAAATTGAACTAGCTGAAGCTGAAATGCCAGGTTTAATGGCACTTCGTGCTGAATATAAAGATGAGCAGCCCCTTAAAGGAGCTCGTATCGCTGGATGTCTTCACATGACGATTCAGACTGCTGTATTAATCGAAACTTTAATCGCTCTTGGTGCAGAAGTTACCTGGTCTTCTTGTAACATTTTCTCTACTCAGGATCAGGCTGCTGCTGCAATTGCTGCTGCCGGAATTTCTGTTTATGCTTGGAAAGGTCTTAACGAAGAAGAATTTGACTGGTGTATTGAGCAGACTTTATTTTTTGGTGAAGACAGAAAACCATTGAACATGATCCTTGATGATGGTGGAGATTTAACAAACATGGTTATCGATCGTTTCCCGGAATTGGTTCCTGGAATCAAAGGTCTTTCTGAAGAAACTACAACTGGTGTTCACAGACTTTACGAAAGAGTAAAAGCCGGAACTTTACCAATGCCTGCAATCAACATTAACGATTCTGTTACTAAATCTAAATTTGACAACAAATACGGATGTAAAGAATCTGCTGTAGATGCTATTCGTCGTGCAACTGACTTAATGTTGGCTGGAAAAAGAGTTATTGTTTGCGGATACGGTGACGTAGGAAAAGGAACTGCTGCTTCTTTTAGAGGTGCAGGTTCTATCGTGACAGTTACTGAAATCGATCCAATTTGTGCTTTACAAGCTGCAATGGACGGTTATGAAGTTAAAAAATTAGATACTGTAATTGCTAATGCGGATATCATTATTACAACTACAGGAAACAAAGATATCGTTGTGGGAAGCCACTTCGAAAAAATGAAAGACAAAACTGTTGTTTGTAACATCGGACACTTTGATAACGAAATCGACATGGCCTGGTTAAACAAAAACCACGGTGCGTCTAAAATCGAAATCAAACCTCAGGTTGACAAATATACTATCAACGGAAAAGATATCATTATCTTGGCAGAAGGTCGTTTAGTAAACCTTGGTTGTGCTACAGGTCACCCAAGTTTTGTAATGAGTAACTCATTCACCAACCAGACTTTAGCTCAAATCGAATTATGGAACAACAGTGCTGCTTACAAAAACGAAGTTTATATGTTGCCAAAACATTTAGATGAAAAAGTGGCTGCTTTGCACTTAGCTAAATTAGGCGTTGAATTGGAAACTTTACGTGAAGATCAGGCTGCTTATATTGGTGTTGAAGTTCAGGGACCATTTAAACCAGAATACTACAGATATTAG
- a CDS encoding TonB-dependent receptor: MSQKSVFFTLSFIFFTLFSFSQQQDSTKVNQLDNVLVSAVRVTTKTPVSFSNLDKKDIKTRNLGQDIPILMNYLPSVVTTSDAGNGMGYTGIRVRGSDATRVNITINGIPYNDAESQGTFWVNMPDFASSVESLQLQRGVGTSTNGSGAFGASLNMLTDNYATKANGEISNSFGSFNSHKHTVKFSTGLLNDHFELAGRLSTIKSDGYVDRASSDLKSYFLQGTYVGKTTLIKALVFGGTEKTYQSWNGIDAETLHKNRRYNSAGAYKDEAGNDRFYDNETDNYNQDHYQLHWSESFTDKWSTNLAFHYTKGKGYYENYKEDATMGDYGLIPVGTVTTTDLVRQKWLDNDFYGATFSLKYKDEKLDVILGEGWNKYEGSHFGKVIWARYASQSELGDHYYDDFSTKVDGNIFLKANYQLFEKLSLYGDFQYRTVQYKANSWETGLVDDNFSFLNPKAGLNFEINQKNTLYFSYARANREPNRTDYEGGNVKPEKLNDYELGWRFNSENFQLNTNLYFMGYKDQLVLTGELNDVGSPIRTNSGDSYRAGIEIDATVKLSDKWFLQPNITLSQNKNKDFYFKRDGVLENLGETNIAFSPDIIASNRLTFMPVKNLQLSLLSKYVGEQYMGNIDSDLSKLDSYFVNDFNASFEFKTNKVFKSIMISALVNNIFNLKYESNGFFYTFDDDYSNPPAVKTIEGVGYYPQAGTNFLIGLTLKF, from the coding sequence ATGAGCCAAAAGTCTGTTTTTTTTACTCTTTCTTTTATTTTTTTTACGCTATTCTCTTTTTCACAGCAACAGGATTCAACCAAAGTAAATCAGTTAGATAATGTATTGGTTTCTGCTGTACGTGTTACAACAAAAACACCCGTAAGTTTTAGTAATCTGGACAAAAAAGACATTAAGACCAGAAATTTAGGTCAGGATATTCCAATACTAATGAATTATCTGCCATCAGTCGTAACTACTTCTGATGCCGGAAACGGAATGGGGTACACTGGAATCCGTGTGCGTGGAAGTGATGCGACAAGGGTAAACATCACCATAAACGGAATTCCGTATAATGATGCTGAAAGTCAGGGAACATTCTGGGTAAATATGCCCGATTTTGCTTCTTCAGTAGAAAGTCTGCAATTGCAGCGTGGTGTTGGAACATCAACCAATGGTTCAGGAGCTTTCGGCGCGAGTTTAAATATGCTGACTGATAATTATGCAACAAAAGCAAATGGAGAAATCTCAAATTCCTTTGGTAGTTTCAATTCGCATAAACATACCGTGAAATTCAGTACAGGTTTGTTAAATGATCATTTTGAATTGGCAGGACGTCTATCTACAATTAAATCTGATGGGTATGTTGATAGGGCCAGTTCTGATTTGAAATCCTATTTTTTACAGGGAACGTATGTGGGGAAAACAACTTTGATTAAAGCATTGGTCTTTGGAGGAACAGAAAAAACATATCAGTCCTGGAACGGAATTGATGCTGAGACTTTACATAAGAACCGAAGATATAATTCTGCAGGAGCATACAAAGATGAGGCCGGTAATGATCGTTTTTATGATAATGAAACAGATAATTACAATCAGGATCATTATCAACTGCATTGGAGCGAATCGTTTACAGATAAGTGGAGTACTAATTTAGCGTTTCATTACACGAAAGGAAAAGGCTACTACGAAAATTATAAGGAAGATGCCACTATGGGCGATTATGGTTTAATACCAGTCGGAACCGTAACAACTACAGATTTAGTACGTCAAAAATGGCTTGATAATGATTTCTATGGGGCAACATTTTCATTAAAATATAAAGATGAAAAACTGGATGTTATTTTAGGAGAAGGCTGGAATAAATATGAAGGGAGCCACTTCGGAAAAGTAATCTGGGCAAGATATGCATCACAATCAGAGTTGGGAGATCACTATTACGATGATTTTTCGACAAAAGTTGACGGAAATATTTTTTTAAAAGCCAATTATCAATTATTTGAAAAGTTGAGTTTATACGGTGACTTTCAATACAGAACAGTTCAATATAAAGCCAATAGCTGGGAAACAGGCCTGGTAGATGATAATTTTAGTTTCCTTAACCCAAAAGCGGGTTTAAATTTTGAAATCAATCAAAAAAATACGCTGTATTTCTCCTATGCCAGAGCCAATCGTGAGCCCAACAGAACCGATTATGAAGGGGGAAATGTAAAACCTGAAAAATTAAATGATTATGAGTTAGGCTGGAGATTTAATTCAGAGAACTTTCAGTTGAATACCAATTTATATTTTATGGGTTACAAGGACCAGTTGGTCTTGACGGGCGAATTGAATGATGTTGGTTCGCCAATCCGTACTAACAGCGGAGATAGTTATAGGGCAGGTATTGAGATAGATGCAACGGTTAAACTTTCAGATAAATGGTTTTTACAGCCTAATATTACTTTGAGCCAAAACAAAAACAAAGATTTTTATTTTAAAAGGGATGGTGTTTTAGAAAATCTGGGTGAAACCAATATTGCCTTTTCTCCTGACATTATAGCATCGAATCGTTTGACATTTATGCCGGTTAAAAATTTGCAGCTGTCTTTACTTTCAAAATATGTAGGCGAACAATATATGGGAAATATTGATTCAGATCTTTCGAAACTGGACAGCTATTTTGTAAATGATTTTAATGCATCGTTTGAATTCAAAACCAATAAAGTTTTCAAATCGATAATGATCTCGGCTTTAGTCAATAATATTTTTAATTTAAAGTACGAAAGCAATGGATTTTTCTACACTTTTGACGATGATTATTCTAACCCACCAGCTGTTAAGACTATTGAAGGTGTGGGCTATTATCCTCAGGCAGGAACTAATTTCTTAATCGGACTGACATTGAAATTCTAA
- a CDS encoding DUF4301 family protein codes for MEKNLRQQKTNIIKIALFGPESTGKTTLAKQLAEYYETEWVQEFARDYLQQKWEEEKQVCTEADMMPIAYGQVALENEKLDNAKEYLFCDTNLMVTKVFSEVYYGFCNPNLNEAALAHEYDLFFLTDIDVPWEKDDIRDNPNKRETVFSVFKQALIDSNKPFITISGDKESRLEKATAIVDNLTIAKRKGFTSADFVEIYNHGIPFENILEQLKIFKKGISKCNLISPATVNNGILSLTTHDFEEKAAFFDANKGCFKICKFIPASGAATRMFKFLIAFLNNYDIEKETINSYINRNKDNDLSIFIVGMDQFPFFKAVYEKLKEIYPDFDSLERDYKNYYFIKVLLSPEYFDFANKPKAVLPFHKYKTHIATPIEEHLNECVHYAETNKTSNLHFTVSEVHQQLFEKAIEEVKEKVESETGTQINISFSYQNKQTDSIAVDIKDNVFRSQKGSFIFRPGGHGALIQNLNDIDADIIFIKNIDNVIQNNIKKTTLYKKGLAGILIEAQRKVFGYLNAIEKGEIKEEDVEEIVKFLMQKLNIEMARDFNKFTFENKINKIKELLDRPIRVCGMVKNEGEAGGGPFWIRNEKGEISLQIVESSQVDLTSKKQKSILESSTHFNPVDLVCGTKNYKGESFNLEEFVDHNTGFIVEKSAEGKIVKNYELPGLWNGGMSNWLTVFVAVPLITFNPVKTVNDLLKPAHQPHK; via the coding sequence ATGGAGAAAAATCTTAGACAGCAAAAAACAAACATTATAAAAATTGCCTTATTCGGACCTGAAAGTACAGGTAAGACAACATTGGCAAAACAGCTTGCAGAATACTACGAAACCGAGTGGGTTCAGGAGTTTGCACGCGATTATCTGCAGCAAAAATGGGAAGAAGAGAAACAGGTATGTACTGAGGCAGACATGATGCCGATTGCTTATGGGCAAGTTGCATTAGAAAATGAAAAACTGGACAACGCAAAAGAATATTTGTTTTGTGATACTAATTTAATGGTGACCAAAGTTTTTTCTGAAGTATATTATGGTTTTTGTAACCCAAATTTAAATGAAGCAGCTTTAGCCCATGAATATGATTTGTTTTTCCTGACTGATATTGATGTCCCATGGGAAAAAGATGATATCCGTGATAATCCAAATAAAAGGGAAACTGTTTTCTCTGTTTTTAAACAAGCTTTAATAGATAGCAATAAACCATTTATTACAATTTCAGGCGATAAGGAAAGCCGTTTGGAAAAAGCTACTGCTATTGTTGATAACCTCACTATTGCTAAAAGAAAAGGTTTTACGTCAGCAGATTTTGTAGAAATCTATAATCACGGAATTCCTTTCGAGAATATACTGGAACAGCTTAAAATCTTTAAAAAAGGAATTTCTAAATGTAACTTAATAAGTCCGGCAACTGTTAATAACGGAATTTTAAGTTTAACAACTCATGATTTCGAAGAAAAAGCTGCCTTTTTTGATGCGAACAAAGGATGTTTTAAAATATGTAAATTTATTCCGGCGTCTGGTGCAGCCACAAGAATGTTTAAATTTTTAATTGCTTTTTTAAATAATTATGATATTGAAAAAGAGACAATCAATTCTTATATTAATAGGAATAAAGACAATGATTTGTCGATTTTTATTGTAGGGATGGATCAATTTCCTTTTTTTAAAGCGGTATATGAAAAACTGAAAGAAATATATCCTGACTTTGATAGTTTAGAAAGGGATTATAAAAATTATTACTTTATAAAAGTATTGCTATCTCCGGAATACTTTGATTTTGCTAATAAACCAAAAGCAGTTTTGCCTTTTCATAAATATAAAACTCATATTGCAACTCCAATAGAAGAACATCTGAACGAATGTGTACACTATGCTGAGACAAATAAAACTTCGAATTTGCATTTCACAGTTTCAGAAGTACATCAGCAATTGTTTGAAAAAGCAATTGAAGAAGTCAAAGAAAAAGTCGAATCAGAAACGGGGACACAAATCAATATTAGTTTCTCCTATCAAAATAAGCAAACAGATTCTATCGCAGTCGATATTAAAGATAATGTTTTCAGGAGCCAGAAAGGATCTTTTATTTTCAGGCCCGGAGGACACGGAGCATTGATTCAAAATTTGAATGATATTGATGCCGACATTATTTTTATAAAGAATATTGATAATGTAATTCAAAATAATATTAAGAAAACTACTTTATACAAAAAAGGATTGGCGGGAATTTTAATAGAAGCACAGCGAAAAGTTTTCGGTTATTTGAATGCCATAGAAAAGGGTGAAATTAAAGAAGAGGATGTCGAGGAAATAGTAAAGTTTTTAATGCAAAAGCTTAATATAGAAATGGCGCGCGATTTCAATAAATTTACTTTTGAAAACAAAATCAATAAAATAAAAGAATTGCTCGACAGACCAATCCGCGTTTGTGGAATGGTTAAAAATGAAGGCGAAGCAGGAGGTGGGCCTTTCTGGATTCGAAACGAAAAAGGGGAAATTTCACTGCAGATTGTAGAAAGCTCGCAGGTCGATTTAACCAGTAAAAAACAAAAGTCAATTTTAGAAAGTTCGACACATTTTAATCCGGTTGATTTGGTTTGTGGAACCAAAAACTATAAGGGAGAATCCTTTAATCTGGAAGAATTTGTAGATCATAATACTGGATTTATTGTTGAGAAAAGCGCTGAAGGTAAAATTGTTAAAAATTATGAATTACCGGGATTATGGAATGGTGGAATGTCAAACTGGCTAACCGTTTTTGTCGCAGTGCCATTAATAACATTTAATCCGGTAAAAACCGTAAATGATTTATTAAAACCGGCACATCAGCCTCACAAATAA
- a CDS encoding Rieske (2Fe-2S) protein, with translation MKKILFIAVFISVLFSCSDSSNSNKNPNIANYRVSLSLNTSLPLYNKLLYISNPILIPNEGAQGVIVMKVGEGMYTAFDAACPNQPANSCAAMSLDGINAVCSCDKSTYSLFTGLGDKEYPMKQYRTEVNGSTIRVYN, from the coding sequence ATGAAAAAGATCTTGTTTATAGCCGTCTTTATTTCTGTTCTTTTTTCATGCAGTGATAGTAGCAACAGTAATAAAAATCCAAATATCGCAAATTACCGCGTTAGTTTATCGCTTAATACGAGTTTACCGTTATACAATAAACTACTTTACATAAGCAATCCGATATTAATTCCCAATGAAGGGGCACAGGGAGTTATTGTTATGAAAGTTGGTGAAGGAATGTACACTGCTTTTGATGCTGCCTGCCCAAATCAGCCTGCAAACTCCTGTGCAGCTATGAGCCTTGACGGAATAAATGCTGTATGTTCCTGTGATAAAAGCACCTACAGCCTTTTTACTGGACTAGGAGATAAGGAATATCCTATGAAGCAATATCGTACCGAAGTAAATGGGTCAACAATTCGAGTATATAATTAA
- the arfB gene encoding alternative ribosome rescue aminoacyl-tRNA hydrolase ArfB, translated as MDIEKIISELSFKAVRSSGAGGQNVNKVSSKVVLAFDLNASQALSDEEKTLLRENIPTRLTSENILILNCDEDRSQLKNKDIVIKRFLELIKKGLYVPKIRKATKVPKSVIKKRIKDKKSISEIKQSRRKPNLD; from the coding sequence ATGGATATTGAAAAAATTATATCAGAATTAAGTTTTAAAGCAGTAAGAAGCAGTGGTGCAGGAGGGCAAAACGTAAATAAAGTGTCCTCAAAAGTGGTGCTGGCTTTCGATTTAAATGCTTCTCAGGCTTTATCCGATGAAGAAAAAACACTCTTAAGAGAAAATATACCGACGAGATTAACTTCTGAAAATATTCTGATTTTAAATTGTGATGAAGACAGAAGCCAGCTTAAAAATAAAGATATTGTTATAAAGCGGTTTTTGGAACTTATTAAAAAGGGATTATATGTTCCGAAAATTAGAAAAGCTACAAAAGTTCCGAAATCGGTAATAAAGAAAAGAATTAAGGATAAAAAGAGTATTTCTGAAATAAAGCAATCGAGGAGGAAACCTAATTTGGATTAG
- a CDS encoding 4'-phosphopantetheinyl transferase family protein, whose protein sequence is MPLFKTIQCNENTRILIWEITESFDELYSRVTLKEKTQKRLDGMKSQMHQRAFLSVRMLIQEMGFTDKDLHYDEFGKPYFDCHNHISITHSYHFAAIIISHETVGIDMELQREKIQRIADKFTDYECDYLNPDLTEEYVKKLTVIWGAKEAIFKIRNEKGISFKDHILVEDFSLDEPQTSASLHFDDLIKDFDVHYKEIQSDNFEGNFTLVYAFEK, encoded by the coding sequence ATGCCTTTATTTAAGACCATACAATGCAATGAAAATACCCGAATTTTGATTTGGGAAATCACCGAATCTTTTGATGAATTGTACAGCAGGGTAACCTTAAAAGAAAAAACGCAAAAAAGACTGGACGGAATGAAATCTCAAATGCATCAGCGTGCATTTCTCAGCGTGCGAATGCTGATTCAGGAGATGGGTTTTACAGATAAAGATCTGCATTATGACGAATTCGGAAAACCGTATTTCGATTGTCATAATCATATATCCATCACACATTCTTATCATTTTGCTGCGATAATAATCAGCCACGAAACCGTTGGAATCGACATGGAGTTACAGCGTGAAAAAATTCAGAGAATCGCAGATAAATTTACTGATTACGAATGCGATTATTTAAATCCTGATCTTACAGAAGAATACGTAAAGAAATTAACGGTAATCTGGGGAGCCAAAGAAGCCATTTTTAAAATCAGAAACGAAAAAGGAATCAGTTTTAAAGATCATATTTTAGTTGAGGATTTTTCTTTAGACGAACCCCAAACCAGTGCAAGTCTGCATTTTGATGACTTAATAAAAGATTTTGATGTGCATTACAAGGAAATTCAATCCGATAATTTTGAAGGGAATTTTACTTTGGTCTATGCTTTTGAAAAGTAA
- a CDS encoding WG repeat-containing protein, translating into MKNCHLLYLFAFIHCFAFAQNNDIWTSFPNKDTTLIGFKDKNGLIKIEPKFTGFTTARKFENIIAVTEEFNNGWKSYYLTKTRKIVGRDSLYVFDNSPDCENEGFIRFRDPKTDKMGVFDGEGKIVIPADYSNLTKVRNGMIIALKDAVKEQDGEHFFWKGGKEFLIDINNKVLIENFSFNDDLNFYSLKKSKEPTKDETRDNFLGVDGQYYSFINYDKEFKYWMKNTLLSNLSKTNLEKHSFDKITYWKEPNGWISEPKTKFINQNFTYLKLKLQELKNPKTDYFVSTDGLNQFIFESSEYEIYFNNCNESKDWMFPTMDVIINPKNKADFKQDHFEFLRTGNGYKLISISTAKNDLK; encoded by the coding sequence ATGAAAAATTGTCATTTGCTATACTTATTTGCATTTATACATTGTTTTGCATTTGCTCAAAACAATGACATCTGGACTTCATTTCCAAATAAAGACACAACCCTTATTGGTTTTAAAGACAAAAATGGATTAATCAAAATAGAACCAAAATTTACAGGTTTTACAACTGCCCGTAAATTTGAAAACATAATTGCTGTTACCGAGGAATTTAACAACGGCTGGAAAAGTTATTATTTAACCAAAACCCGGAAAATAGTTGGTCGCGACAGTTTATATGTATTTGACAATAGTCCAGATTGCGAAAATGAAGGTTTTATCCGTTTTAGAGACCCCAAAACCGACAAAATGGGGGTATTCGATGGCGAAGGAAAAATTGTAATTCCTGCTGATTATAGCAATCTGACCAAAGTCAGGAATGGAATGATCATTGCTTTAAAAGATGCTGTTAAAGAACAAGACGGTGAACATTTCTTCTGGAAAGGCGGAAAAGAATTTTTAATCGATATCAACAACAAAGTCCTTATTGAAAATTTCTCATTCAATGACGATTTGAATTTTTATTCTTTAAAAAAATCAAAAGAACCCACTAAGGACGAAACCAGAGACAATTTTCTTGGGGTTGACGGACAATATTATTCATTTATTAATTATGATAAAGAATTTAAATATTGGATGAAAAACACTTTGCTTTCTAATTTATCGAAAACCAATTTAGAAAAACATTCTTTTGATAAAATCACCTATTGGAAAGAACCTAATGGCTGGATCAGCGAACCGAAAACTAAGTTTATCAATCAGAATTTTACTTATTTAAAATTAAAACTACAAGAACTAAAAAATCCAAAAACCGATTATTTTGTATCGACTGACGGATTAAATCAATTTATTTTTGAATCGAGTGAATATGAAATTTATTTTAATAATTGCAACGAATCAAAAGACTGGATGTTTCCTACTATGGATGTTATAATCAATCCAAAAAATAAAGCCGATTTCAAACAAGATCATTTTGAATTTTTAAGAACCGGAAATGGTTATAAATTGATAAGTATATCGACCGCAAAAAATGATTTGAAATAA
- the pnuC gene encoding nicotinamide riboside transporter PnuC yields the protein MIDFFLDSYKNTPLWHIALEFLVFVCGILSVWFAKKENIWVYPTGLVATVISVYLLYVAGYIGDMIINGYFSVMSIYGWYIWAKGGTTEDNLPITRTNLNEKITGILLFIVTFFVVFGIYKYFDYTINPDNYVDMISSGIFFAGMWYMARKKIENWTLWIIGDIIVVPLYAYRGLGMLSLQYLIFTILAISAYIEWRKILDSKKQTL from the coding sequence ATGATTGATTTTTTTTTAGATAGCTATAAAAATACTCCTCTTTGGCACATCGCTTTAGAGTTTTTAGTATTTGTGTGTGGGATACTAAGCGTCTGGTTTGCAAAAAAAGAAAATATCTGGGTCTATCCAACAGGTTTAGTGGCAACTGTAATTTCAGTATATCTTTTATACGTGGCAGGTTATATAGGAGATATGATTATCAATGGTTATTTTTCGGTCATGAGTATTTACGGCTGGTATATTTGGGCAAAAGGAGGGACAACTGAAGATAATTTACCTATTACAAGGACAAATTTAAATGAAAAAATAACAGGAATTTTATTGTTTATTGTTACCTTTTTTGTAGTTTTCGGTATTTATAAATATTTCGATTATACGATCAATCCGGATAATTATGTTGATATGATTTCATCAGGGATATTTTTTGCGGGAATGTGGTATATGGCAAGGAAAAAAATAGAAAACTGGACACTCTGGATCATAGGTGATATTATTGTTGTACCGCTTTATGCGTATCGCGGTTTAGGAATGTTGTCACTTCAGTATTTAATTTTTACAATTTTGGCAATTTCAGCTTATATAGAATGGAGAAAAATCTTAGACAGCAAAAAACAAACATTATAA
- a CDS encoding Crp/Fnr family transcriptional regulator codes for MIALELLEKYGAVKKSFNKNEIIFEEGIFPSNYFQIISGEVKMSNYNDDGREFIQGIFYKGQSFGEPPLFLNQKYPANAIAVENSEIILLLKANFMKLLEENPKISIQIIQNLAQRLYYKSVMAAEISTQEPEHRVLKLIDHGIAYFNFKKDNNGYLINFTRQQIGDLTGLRVETVIRAIKTLEKKRELKIINRKVYR; via the coding sequence ATGATTGCCCTTGAATTATTAGAAAAATATGGTGCTGTAAAGAAATCTTTCAATAAAAATGAGATTATTTTTGAAGAAGGGATTTTTCCTTCAAACTACTTCCAGATTATTTCAGGAGAAGTAAAAATGAGCAATTATAATGACGACGGACGAGAGTTTATTCAGGGAATATTTTATAAGGGACAATCTTTTGGCGAACCGCCGCTATTTCTGAATCAAAAATATCCTGCTAATGCTATTGCAGTTGAAAACAGTGAAATTATTCTTCTTCTAAAAGCAAACTTCATGAAACTGCTGGAAGAAAACCCAAAAATCAGCATTCAAATAATTCAAAACCTGGCACAGCGTCTTTATTACAAATCTGTTATGGCTGCTGAAATCTCGACTCAGGAGCCTGAACATCGGGTTTTGAAATTAATCGATCACGGAATTGCCTATTTTAATTTTAAAAAAGACAACAATGGTTATCTTATTAATTTTACCAGACAACAAATTGGAGATTTGACCGGTCTGCGTGTAGAAACTGTAATCAGAGCCATAAAAACGCTGGAAAAAAAACGCGAACTGAAGATTATAAACCGAAAAGTATACAGATAA
- a CDS encoding group III truncated hemoglobin, translated as MRKQIENRADISFLVHQFYDKIRADQEIGFYFNAIIKDWDAHLEKLTDFWEMNLFGVKKYNGNPLTVHNEVDAHFDGKITSNEFGIWLNHWFQTIDEHFEGENADTLKRRARKMSTFLYMSMFQHRQKESEV; from the coding sequence GTGAGAAAACAAATAGAGAACAGAGCTGATATATCATTTTTAGTCCATCAGTTTTACGATAAAATAAGAGCCGATCAGGAAATCGGCTTTTATTTTAATGCTATTATAAAAGACTGGGATGCGCATCTGGAAAAACTGACTGATTTTTGGGAGATGAATTTATTTGGCGTAAAAAAATACAACGGGAATCCGCTGACGGTCCACAATGAAGTTGATGCACATTTTGATGGTAAAATTACTTCAAATGAATTCGGAATCTGGCTGAATCATTGGTTTCAGACCATTGATGAGCACTTTGAAGGCGAAAATGCCGACACTTTAAAAAGACGTGCCAGAAAAATGAGTACTTTTCTATACATGAGCATGTTTCAACATCGCCAAAAAGAAAGTGAAGTTTAA
- a CDS encoding geranylgeranylglyceryl/heptaprenylglyceryl phosphate synthase, whose amino-acid sequence MQQKTLNIHQEILDAKSKGQKLLAILLDPDKIALENLDSLIQKMNQSPATHIFVGGSIVRAIILEELITQLKQKTNLPVVIFPGDPSQISPQADAILFLSLLSGRNPDYLIEYQVQAAPILKKTNLEVISTGYILIESGNETAVARVSKTQPLSRQDFDLVLATAQAGEMLGNKLMYLEAGSGAKNPVPLKMIELIAQNIQIPIIVGGGITDLQGIKKAYEAGADLVVIGTAFENDSHFFEPKQIKEQHND is encoded by the coding sequence ATGCAGCAAAAAACATTAAATATACACCAGGAAATTTTAGACGCTAAAAGTAAAGGTCAGAAACTGCTTGCTATACTTTTGGACCCGGATAAAATTGCGTTGGAAAATCTGGACAGCTTAATCCAAAAAATGAATCAGTCTCCTGCAACCCATATTTTTGTAGGAGGAAGTATTGTTCGGGCAATTATTTTAGAAGAATTAATTACGCAGTTAAAACAAAAAACAAACTTACCCGTTGTTATATTTCCGGGTGATCCTTCGCAGATTTCACCTCAGGCAGATGCTATTTTGTTTCTTTCATTATTATCTGGACGAAATCCGGATTATTTGATCGAATATCAGGTTCAGGCAGCGCCAATTCTTAAAAAAACAAATCTGGAAGTGATTTCGACAGGTTATATTTTAATCGAAAGCGGTAATGAAACTGCTGTTGCACGTGTCAGTAAAACACAGCCGCTCAGCCGTCAGGATTTTGATTTGGTTTTAGCAACTGCACAGGCAGGAGAAATGCTGGGAAATAAATTAATGTATTTAGAAGCCGGAAGTGGTGCTAAAAATCCAGTACCTCTAAAAATGATTGAGCTGATTGCGCAGAATATTCAAATCCCAATAATTGTTGGAGGAGGAATTACAGATTTGCAGGGAATTAAAAAAGCCTATGAAGCCGGGGCCGATTTAGTAGTAATTGGGACTGCTTTTGAGAATGACAGTCATTTTTTTGAGCCAAAACAAATCAAAGAACAACACAATGATTGA